DNA from Podarcis muralis chromosome 13, rPodMur119.hap1.1, whole genome shotgun sequence:
tctcatcctgaagcaaagttcttaacccgaggtactgtttctgagttagcagagtctgtaacctgaagcatctgtaagctgaagcatctgtaacctgaagcatctgtaacccgaggtaccactgtacgcacaTCTTCAACATTAATCGGAAGAGGTGAAAGACTTTTAAAACATCTGGTTTGCGCTTTTCAGTGCCCTAGTATTAAATTTGTTGTGAGGACAGCAAAACTTCTTGCTTCTCTgcaaaatattcccccccccccgccccgctggtTTAGCAATAAACGTTATTAACACATTTAGCACTAGCATGATGTATAACTTTCTCCAGAATGCTCAAATGCTTTGGGTTAAAGTTTGGGTCAGAAAGGTCTCACTTTCcattggaaaatatatatatgctcaAGTTTGCTGTTATATTAGCCTTGCGACGCTTCACATATATAAAATACAGTGTTGTGGCCCGTACGGGGATCGAACCCGCGACCTTGGCGTtattagcaccacgctctaaccaactgagctaaccggCCAACTGCATGTTGCTCATTCTTTCCATGTTGAAACGCTCTACATCCTGCGCCTTGTTTTTGAAAATCACATCACAAGGCGGCGCCAAAAGACAAGAAACAAGGAAATTGGACGCCTTTCAGCAGGGATACCAGGAATATTCACTGAAACTGAAATTGCCTCGAGTTCTTTCACGGAAAAATAAAATACTCCAATTAGGGTGTGCAAAGGACATAATAATCGTGCTCCCTCCCACAACTAAGGTCTCTAGCAAGCTTGCAGACCACACAACAACATGGTTTTTTTGTGAAAAAAGGCCAGAGCTACTCAATTTGCGGCCAATATGTATCTGGGGCAGACCCAAACTAGAAGGAATTAATCTGCAATAGTCACGTGTTGCTGTAACTCTGTACTCCTTGTAAACGTCTCTGGAGAATAGAGCTATCCATATGCGAATTTATCACAGCAGCGCTTTTCCGTAACACGGAAGCGTGACATTGAAACTTCTTCAAAAGAAAGGATGAAAGAGGAAGGATACGAATTTTCCAAAGCGGATATGACTATGTCATAAGCATAAACGTCTCTAACCAAGCCTAATTTACTGGGTTGTCAAATAAACTGGCCCTAATGCTTCTTTTTAGGGTTGGCAACTTACTGCAACCATGGTTAAAGagacaaaatgcattttaaacgcTATGTTACGCTGCTCCCAACAACTGGAATTTAGAGACTGTCACTGATGCGGAAGTGCAGTAGATACCTTTATCTGCCATTAATATAGCCAAGTAAGAGGGGGACTGTAGTATATTAACTGCAACATTAAATTCGTTGAAGTTGCAGCATAGCCTAGCCATAAACTTATGAGGAATTTAGAAACccgcttattttttaaaatgagagggACAAAGTCTCGACTCTCACTCTTAAAACTCTCCTATTAAGATATTAGCTAAGGAACTGTGGCACAACACTCTTTAAGGATACGTTTCAATACTTCCATAGTAGTAACTCCCACCTTTGTTCAATGAGGCTTCAGGCTCGCCCGCCACCTTTGTTACTTATCTTGTTTAGGCTGCAGGCAAAAAAATACCTGTTTTTTCAGCCCTTTGACTAATgaagcaatctatggcctttaaagCTTGGGGCGAGGCGCTGTTGGTTACCTtgctatattgtaaaccaccctgcggtttagaaatgcaatacaaaaattaaagaacaaaatttaaaaaatacgtAGTCGCAACAGCTCTTTTTATGAAAAAGTGGGTGGCTCTTAAAAGAGCCTTTGGGTATGTGAGGAGGCGAAATTCACTTGGAGCTGGTGTACTTGGTGACGGCCTTGGTGCCTTCGGAGAcggcgtgcttggccagctctcCGGGCAGCAGGAGTCGGACGGCGGTCTGGATCTCCCGGGAGGTGATGGTGGAGCGCTTGTTGTAGTGCGCCAGGCGGGAAGCCTCGGCCGCGATGCGCTCGAAGATGTCGTTGACGAAGGAGTTCATGATGCTCATGGCCTTGGAGGAGATGCCCGTGTCCGGGTGGACCTGCTTGAGCACCTTGTAGACGTAGATGGAGTAGCTCTCCTTCCTGCTCTTCTTGCGCTTCTTGTCGCCCTTCTTCTGCGTCTTGGTGACGGCCTTCTTGGAGCCCTTCTTGGCCGCGGGAGCGGACTTGGCTGGTTCAGGCATGATGCTGTACTCACTCAATCACAGGCGAAACTACCGGAAATTCGAGAAGAAATGAAGGCAGCTGCTGAGCGTCCTGTATTTATACGGCTTCCATGCTAATCGCAGGATTGAAACACTCGAATTCTCATTGGCTCAGAAACCAGCGACGCCTATTGGACGATTAGATTGTTACATGCAAATAGTAGAATTCTAAAACTTTGATTTCTATTGGATGGCATAAATGTCGTCTGCCTATTGGGTAGCAAACAGCACCGGCCTTCCAATTGGACAGATAGAGTGAAACTCGAAAGCTAACCAATGGGAATGCGCACTTACAATCCGCAGGACTGAATAAAAGGCCGAAGAGCGCACTTGTTTCTCAGCTTGTGTTCTGTCTACTAGGAATCGTGAGCTTTATACTCTTTTGAAACTAGCATCATGTCTGGACGCGGCAAGCAAGGAGGCAAGGCTCGGGCCAAGGCCAAGACTCGCTCTTCTCGTGCCGGACTCCAGTTCCCCGTGGGTCGTGTCCACCGTCTTCTGCGCAAAGGGAACTACGCAGAGCGCGTCGGGGCCGGAGCGCCCGTCTACTTGGCTGCTGTGCTGGAGTACCTGACTGCTGAGATCCTGGAGTTGGCCGGCAACGCTGCCCGGGACAACAAGAAGACCAGGATCATCCCTCGCCACTTGCAGCTCGCCATCCGCAACGACGAGGAGCTGAACAAGCTGCTGGGCAAAGTCACCATTGCTCAAGGAGGCGTCCTCCCCAACATCCAGGCTGTgttgtgtgataggaattttatggtcttagatatatggtaatgttcataactgcacatacatagatgaacacaggaaggccaacctggaaccattttgattcctaaactgaccacatcctttctctgcaaggttaaactggaaaagcctccccattgtctctttcctcacaaatcctgtctcaaggatatgtctgttagaataaggtgtgagcctgtgacctggcccaggaaataagtattttaccactacaaaagaatggccaggctccccaggaaatccaatcaagtaacctgccagacaggagataaacaaggacaagagaaaaacaacatttaaatttctgtgatgtaggtgggatgtatctgaggggtggtcttagattacaccccttctgtgatgtatgcataatgtttctgggggtggtcttgatctagataatgggaatttcaaaagtctttataagctcttgcacaccat
Protein-coding regions in this window:
- the LOC114581773 gene encoding histone H2B 1/2/3/4/6 — protein: MPEPAKSAPAAKKGSKKAVTKTQKKGDKKRKKSRKESYSIYVYKVLKQVHPDTGISSKAMSIMNSFVNDIFERIAAEASRLAHYNKRSTITSREIQTAVRLLLPGELAKHAVSEGTKAVTKYTSSK
- the LOC114581772 gene encoding histone H2A type 2-C-like, which encodes MSGRGKQGGKARAKAKTRSSRAGLQFPVGRVHRLLRKGNYAERVGAGAPVYLAAVLEYLTAEILELAGNAARDNKKTRIIPRHLQLAIRNDEELNKLLGKVTIAQGGVLPNIQAVLLPKKTESHKAKGK